The Saprospiraceae bacterium genome includes a window with the following:
- a CDS encoding RidA family protein, whose amino-acid sequence MQEKNSGLLSDKAKPRGKYPHYKKAGQFIFVSGTSSRRPDNTFEGADSDEMGTTYLDIRKQTRAVIENIKAILNDAGADLSHVVDVTVFLVNMNDFGGYNEVYGEYFDYSGPARTTVAVHQLPHPHLLIEIKATAYLPS is encoded by the coding sequence ATGCAGGAAAAGAATTCAGGATTACTCTCCGATAAAGCCAAACCACGGGGCAAGTATCCGCATTATAAAAAAGCGGGGCAGTTTATTTTTGTTTCCGGCACCAGTAGCCGTCGTCCTGACAATACGTTTGAAGGTGCTGATTCTGATGAAATGGGTACCACTTATCTGGATATCAGAAAACAAACAAGAGCTGTCATAGAAAATATCAAAGCAATACTCAACGATGCCGGAGCAGATTTGTCCCATGTAGTTGATGTAACCGTATTTCTGGTAAATATGAATGATTTTGGCGGATACAATGAAGTATATGGAGAATATTTTGATTATTCAGGTCCGGCCAGAACGACAGTAGCAGTGCATCAGCTTCCCCATCCGCATTTATTGATTGAAATAAAGGCTACTGCTTATTTACCTTCATGA
- a CDS encoding aldehyde dehydrogenase → MDTLPKISNFINGEFCPPLSGRYLENYEPATGKVYSYIPDSDENDVKNAVAAAKNAFPFWSRLSIEERSAWLIKIAHKIAERTNTFVAAESRDNGKPLSLAERVDIPRAVSNFRFYGQAITQFAAESHHMAGKAINYTIRQPIGVVGCISPWNLPLYLFSWKIAPALAAGNCVVAKPSEVTPYTAYLLSEVCRDIGLPKGVLNIVHGTGPGAGSAIISHDDVKAISFTGGTKTGRTIAEIAAPRFKKLSLELGGKNPNIIFADCDYDKMLKTTVQSSFANQGQICLCGSRIFVEKSIYEKFKLDFTDSVKNMRLGDPNEAKSQLGAVVSKSHMEKVLSYIELAKREGGKILTGGHQVKLEGRCSEGWFIAPTVIEGLAFDCRTNQEEIFGPVVTITPFDTEEEVLQFANSTPYGLAAILWTEQLSRAHRMAENLEAGIVWVNCWLVRDLRTPFGGVKDSGVGREGGFEALQFFTEPKNVCIQYGK, encoded by the coding sequence ATGGATACTTTACCAAAAATCAGTAATTTTATAAATGGTGAATTTTGCCCGCCTTTGTCAGGTCGGTATCTGGAAAATTATGAACCGGCAACGGGAAAAGTCTATAGTTATATACCGGACTCAGATGAAAATGATGTAAAAAACGCCGTTGCTGCTGCAAAAAATGCCTTTCCGTTTTGGTCCCGTTTATCGATAGAAGAAAGGTCTGCATGGCTTATAAAAATAGCACACAAAATAGCCGAGCGAACAAACACTTTTGTGGCAGCAGAAAGCAGAGATAACGGGAAGCCACTTTCTCTGGCAGAAAGAGTGGACATTCCGAGAGCAGTCTCAAATTTTCGTTTTTACGGTCAAGCCATTACACAATTTGCTGCTGAGTCACATCACATGGCAGGCAAAGCTATAAATTATACGATCCGCCAACCCATCGGTGTGGTAGGATGTATCTCTCCATGGAATCTTCCGCTTTATTTATTCAGTTGGAAAATTGCTCCCGCCTTAGCAGCGGGTAACTGTGTAGTAGCCAAACCATCCGAAGTGACACCCTATACAGCATACCTGCTTTCTGAAGTTTGCAGGGACATTGGATTACCCAAAGGTGTACTAAATATTGTACATGGAACAGGTCCGGGTGCCGGATCAGCTATTATTTCACACGATGATGTAAAAGCTATCTCATTTACCGGCGGAACAAAAACCGGGCGTACCATTGCAGAAATAGCAGCTCCCCGATTTAAGAAATTATCACTCGAACTGGGTGGAAAAAACCCCAATATCATTTTTGCAGATTGTGATTATGACAAAATGCTGAAAACAACGGTACAATCTTCTTTTGCCAATCAGGGTCAGATTTGTCTTTGTGGCTCAAGGATTTTTGTAGAGAAATCTATTTATGAAAAGTTTAAATTGGATTTTACAGACAGCGTAAAAAACATGCGACTGGGTGATCCGAATGAAGCCAAAAGTCAATTGGGCGCTGTAGTTTCTAAATCCCACATGGAAAAAGTACTTTCATACATAGAACTGGCAAAGAGGGAAGGTGGAAAAATTCTGACAGGCGGACATCAGGTAAAATTGGAAGGCAGATGTTCTGAAGGATGGTTTATCGCTCCCACGGTCATTGAAGGACTAGCTTTTGATTGTCGTACCAATCAGGAGGAGATTTTTGGCCCGGTGGTCACTATCACACCCTTTGATACAGAAGAAGAAGTATTACAATTTGCAAATAGCACACCGTATGGTCTGGCGGCAATCCTATGGACAGAACAACTTTCAAGAGCACATAGGATGGCAGAAAATCTGGAAGCCGGAATAGTTTGGGTCAATTGCTGGCTTGTGAGAGACTTGCGTACGCCCTTTGGTGGAGTTAAAGATAGCGGAGTAGGCAGAGAAGGCGGTTTTGAAGCACTACAATTCTTTACCGAACCCAAAAATGTATGTATTCAGTATGGGAAATAA
- a CDS encoding segregation/condensation protein A has product MDSYKIKIEHFEGPFDLLLFFIERDELDIYDIPIASITNDFLDYIKQLESLNIDVASEFILVAATLMKIKSRMLIPRKELDEQGNEIDPREELAQRLLEYKRYKSIIEDMSRLEDERNFRFNRGAVSSELKEIAEKILVDVELESLSLYKLLQTFRYLMERQEMEKNRPVHHIVRYSYTAEEQQSYIMSKLPKGKKIKFEVIFEKLENRIHAVVTFIALLDLLNLQQIALIQGEGVNNFWLESV; this is encoded by the coding sequence ATGGATTCTTATAAAATCAAGATTGAACATTTCGAAGGGCCTTTTGACTTACTCCTTTTTTTTATTGAGCGGGATGAGTTGGATATTTATGATATTCCTATTGCAAGTATTACCAATGACTTTCTGGATTACATCAAACAACTGGAATCTCTCAATATTGACGTAGCCAGTGAATTTATACTAGTGGCAGCTACTTTAATGAAAATAAAATCAAGAATGCTGATTCCCCGTAAAGAGTTAGATGAGCAAGGGAATGAAATTGATCCAAGAGAAGAACTTGCCCAAAGATTGCTGGAATACAAAAGGTACAAAAGCATCATTGAAGATATGAGCAGACTTGAAGACGAACGGAATTTCAGATTCAATCGGGGAGCTGTCTCTTCTGAACTGAAAGAGATAGCCGAAAAAATCTTAGTGGATGTAGAACTCGAATCTTTAAGTCTTTACAAATTACTGCAAACATTCCGATATCTGATGGAAAGGCAGGAAATGGAAAAAAACCGCCCTGTTCATCACATCGTTCGCTACAGTTATACAGCAGAAGAGCAACAAAGCTATATCATGTCCAAATTGCCCAAAGGGAAAAAAATAAAATTTGAAGTCATATTTGAAAAACTTGAAAACAGAATTCATGCTGTGGTGACATTTATCGCTTTGCTCGATCTCCTGAATCTTCAGCAGATAGCTCTGATTCAGGGGGAAGGAGTTAATAATTTCTGGTTGGAAAGTGTATAA
- a CDS encoding right-handed parallel beta-helix repeat-containing protein, which yields MGNKNKVFCSQVIVLLAIWAVSIGLSCKETNERSKIEWKNIESGLQSALITAENDDTIRLKAGYFWFTRGLMMDGKDRIVIKGEGMDKTVLSFKGQTEGAEGLRISNCSNIQIIGLTVEDAKGDNIKVTETNGLYFSDVKVQWTEGAKETNGAYGFYPVLCKNIVIENCVAARASDAGIYVGQSDSVIIRNNTVYENVAGIESENSRFVDIYENHTYNNTGGILIFDLPGLTQTGRHTRVFHNKVVSNNHKNFAPKGNIVGMVPPGTGIMILASRDAEIFENEISNNRTSPLSVISYELVAAMGSDGNSESASGSGQGVKDNYKSDTTYNPYPENIYIHSNIFSNKHWFPTLKSDFGKLFLTRFFMKTPDIQFDGFENDTSEKGLRLCIQEENVRFANLNAPENLKNMNKDISVYNCQGEILSPAVVRSFYEKY from the coding sequence ATGGGAAATAAAAACAAAGTATTTTGTAGTCAGGTGATCGTCTTGCTTGCAATCTGGGCAGTGAGTATCGGACTTTCCTGCAAAGAGACCAATGAAAGAAGCAAAATTGAGTGGAAAAATATTGAATCAGGCCTTCAAAGTGCTTTGATTACGGCGGAAAACGATGATACTATCAGACTGAAAGCCGGATATTTTTGGTTTACCAGAGGGTTGATGATGGATGGTAAAGATCGTATTGTTATAAAAGGAGAAGGAATGGATAAAACGGTTTTATCATTTAAAGGGCAAACAGAAGGAGCAGAAGGTCTCCGGATTTCAAACTGTTCGAATATTCAGATAATTGGGTTGACAGTAGAAGATGCAAAAGGAGATAACATTAAAGTCACCGAAACAAACGGATTATATTTTAGTGATGTGAAGGTACAATGGACGGAAGGAGCAAAAGAGACGAATGGAGCTTATGGATTTTATCCTGTGTTATGTAAAAATATTGTTATTGAAAATTGTGTAGCAGCACGGGCTTCAGATGCAGGAATTTATGTCGGTCAATCTGATTCTGTCATAATCAGAAATAATACAGTGTATGAAAATGTGGCCGGAATTGAAAGTGAAAACAGCAGATTTGTCGATATTTATGAAAACCATACTTATAATAACACGGGTGGAATTTTGATATTTGACTTGCCGGGTTTAACACAAACAGGAAGACACACGAGAGTTTTTCATAATAAAGTTGTCAGCAATAATCATAAAAATTTCGCACCTAAAGGTAATATTGTTGGAATGGTGCCGCCAGGTACAGGCATTATGATTCTTGCTTCCCGCGATGCAGAAATTTTTGAAAATGAAATCAGCAATAATCGTACATCCCCACTTTCTGTCATCAGTTATGAGCTCGTGGCTGCAATGGGATCGGATGGCAACAGTGAAAGTGCATCCGGTTCAGGACAAGGAGTAAAGGATAATTATAAAAGTGATACAACATATAATCCCTATCCTGAAAACATCTATATTCACAGTAACATATTTTCCAATAAACATTGGTTTCCCACACTTAAGAGCGATTTTGGAAAACTATTCCTGACCCGATTTTTTATGAAGACGCCGGATATTCAGTTTGATGGATTTGAAAACGATACATCAGAAAAGGGACTTCGGCTCTGTATTCAGGAAGAAAATGTCCGCTTTGCCAATCTGAATGCTCCTGAAAATCTTAAAAATATGAATAAAGACATCAGCGTTTACAATTGTCAGGGAGAAATTCTCAGTCCTGCAGTGGTCAGGAGTTTTTATGAAAAGTATTAA
- a CDS encoding HNH endonuclease, which yields MAKQKPETVKELIYYSYANLAMAHSAIEKNQEKYSMFNFMIRAKLFKGLKDGTMNIRTIFDDEKVKLLTGQICNYCGSTEKLTLDHIFPQKYGGQDNAENLIFACRFCNSSKGKKDLMEWMNCRNKFLPLMIIRRYLKLTFNFCSQNGLLDKKIEELQELELPFRIDLLPTKFPKPNELTLNIGLKNE from the coding sequence ATGGCAAAACAGAAACCGGAAACCGTAAAAGAATTAATTTATTATTCATATGCAAATCTGGCAATGGCGCACTCCGCAATTGAAAAAAATCAGGAAAAATATTCAATGTTCAATTTTATGATCAGAGCCAAGTTGTTCAAAGGATTGAAAGATGGAACTATGAATATCCGAACTATTTTTGATGATGAAAAAGTAAAATTGTTGACAGGACAAATTTGCAACTATTGTGGTTCTACCGAAAAACTAACATTAGACCATATTTTTCCTCAAAAATATGGTGGTCAGGACAATGCAGAAAACCTGATTTTTGCATGCAGATTCTGTAACAGTTCAAAAGGTAAAAAAGATTTAATGGAATGGATGAACTGCAGAAATAAATTTTTACCCTTAATGATTATAAGACGGTACTTGAAACTGACATTTAATTTTTGCTCTCAAAACGGACTACTTGACAAAAAAATAGAAGAATTGCAAGAGCTTGAATTACCTTTCCGAATCGATCTCTTACCTACCAAGTTTCCAAAACCAAATGAGTTGACCCTAAACATTGGATTAAAA